The Vallicoccus soli genome window below encodes:
- a CDS encoding SDR family NAD(P)-dependent oxidoreductase, with the protein MTTTTRTWFVTGTSRGLGLQLVRQLLERGEAVAATTRSTGRLLAGLDGVGTERLLPLEVDLADEAAVRTAVAAAVERFGGLDVVVNNAGYGHLAAVEEVSDREARAMFDVQVFGVWNVLRAALPVLREAGRGHVVNVSSVLGLTSFPGWGLYCAGKYALEGLTGSLAAEVAHLGVRVTLVEPGYLRTDFLTPASLALPQRTLPGYEAVREMTAAHQGMPGTQLGDPARAAEAVVAVVDAGDAPLHQLLGSDSLALVGARLEALAADVEAGAALARTTDIVDG; encoded by the coding sequence ATGACCACCACCACCCGCACCTGGTTCGTCACCGGCACGTCGCGCGGACTGGGGCTGCAGCTCGTACGGCAGCTCCTCGAGCGCGGCGAGGCCGTCGCGGCGACGACCCGCTCGACCGGGCGCCTGCTCGCCGGGCTCGACGGGGTCGGCACGGAGCGGCTGCTGCCGCTGGAGGTCGACCTCGCTGACGAGGCCGCGGTGCGTACGGCCGTCGCCGCCGCCGTCGAGCGCTTCGGCGGCCTCGACGTCGTGGTCAACAACGCCGGGTACGGCCACCTCGCCGCGGTCGAGGAGGTCAGCGACCGGGAGGCGCGCGCCATGTTCGACGTGCAGGTCTTCGGCGTCTGGAACGTCCTGCGCGCCGCCCTGCCGGTCCTGCGCGAGGCCGGCCGCGGGCACGTCGTCAACGTCTCGTCGGTCCTCGGCCTGACCTCGTTCCCCGGCTGGGGCCTCTACTGCGCCGGCAAGTACGCCCTCGAGGGCCTCACCGGGTCGCTGGCCGCGGAGGTCGCGCACCTCGGGGTGCGCGTGACGCTCGTCGAGCCGGGCTACCTGCGCACGGACTTCCTGACCCCTGCCTCGCTGGCCCTGCCGCAGCGCACCCTGCCCGGCTACGAGGCCGTGCGCGAGATGACGGCCGCCCACCAGGGCATGCCGGGCACGCAGCTGGGTGACCCCGCCCGCGCCGCGGAGGCTGTCGTGGCCGTCGTCGACGCGGGCGACGCGCCGCTGCACCAGCTCCTCGGGTCGGACTCGCTGGCCCTGGTGGGCGCCCGCCTGGAAGCGCTTGCCGCGGACGTGGAGGCCGGCGCGGCGCTGGCGCGCACCACGGACATCGTCGACGGCTGA
- a CDS encoding helix-turn-helix transcriptional regulator, which produces MIDRAGLAEFLRRRREALQPEDVGLPRGPRRRTAGLRREEVAALCHMSTDYYSRLERERGPQPSEQMVASIAQGLHLTLDERDHLHRLAGHQPPPRGASSEHISPGLLRIFDRLADTPAEIVTELGETLRQTPPGVALVGDATRYTGPARSRGYRWFADPAARELYVPEDRALMSRMYAAGLRQLLAVRGPGSRAAHLAELLLERSEEFRTLWAAHEVGVHRDEVKRYLHPEVGRLDLECQTLVDPHQAHRLLVYTAVPGSESYEKLRMLTVIGAQSLALSPPGAAGADPGDPR; this is translated from the coding sequence GTGATCGATCGAGCCGGCTTGGCGGAGTTCCTCCGGCGGCGCCGCGAGGCGCTGCAGCCCGAGGACGTCGGGCTGCCGCGCGGCCCGCGCCGCCGCACGGCGGGGCTGCGGCGCGAGGAGGTCGCCGCGCTCTGCCACATGTCGACCGACTACTACTCGCGCCTGGAGCGCGAGCGGGGTCCCCAGCCGTCGGAGCAGATGGTCGCGTCGATCGCGCAGGGCCTGCACCTGACCCTCGACGAGCGCGACCACCTGCACCGCCTGGCCGGGCACCAGCCGCCGCCCCGCGGGGCGAGCAGCGAGCACATCAGCCCCGGCCTGCTGCGGATCTTCGACCGCCTCGCGGACACGCCCGCCGAGATCGTCACCGAGCTCGGCGAGACGCTGCGCCAGACGCCGCCCGGGGTCGCGCTCGTGGGTGACGCCACCCGCTACACCGGCCCGGCGCGCAGCAGGGGCTACCGGTGGTTCGCGGACCCCGCGGCGCGCGAGCTCTACGTCCCCGAGGACCGCGCCCTCATGAGCCGCATGTACGCCGCCGGGCTGCGCCAGCTGCTCGCGGTCCGGGGCCCCGGGTCGAGGGCGGCGCACCTGGCGGAGCTGCTGCTCGAGCGGAGCGAGGAGTTCCGCACCCTCTGGGCCGCGCACGAGGTCGGCGTCCACCGCGACGAGGTGAAGCGCTACCTGCACCCCGAGGTGGGTCGGCTCGACCTCGAGTGCCAGACGCTCGTCGACCCGCACCAGGCCCACCGCCTGCTCGTCTACACCGCCGTCCCCGGCTCCGAGAGCTACGAGAAGCTCCGGATGCTCACGGTGATCGGCGCCCAGTCCCTCGCCCTCAGCCCCCCAGGCGCCGCCGGCGCAGATCCCGGAGACCCCCGATGA
- a CDS encoding MMPL family transporter has translation MTRFLHHLGRSSAAHPWRTVGAWVLAAVLATLAGGALGGTTRDDFDVEGAPALAGIQSLREHFPGSGAAGSSAQVVVHDPAGTPLDGASVADVASRLAQVEHVTSVGAPRWSGDRDTALLAVSLDAPVTDPDLAGGRGAEALEAAVQGAAPGLQVELGGELPNVSTGEVRGTGELVGAAVALLLMVVVLGTVVAAGLPLLVALTGLAVSAAGVTLLAAVTEVSTTAPTVAVMVGLGVGIDYALLLVTRHLEHLRAGLPVTEAAGRAAATAGRSVVFAAAIVLVSLMGLPLAGLPMYSSFGFATGIAVVAVAAAALTLVPALCGILGRRLLPRRERRERRDGALRPAVPAQRTRRPAPWSARWAAAVARRPVPWAVAASALVLALAAPALDMRTFPRDVSNNPADSTTRQAYDIVAAEYGAGANGPLTVVVDRAAVGDAGVAAARERLLAEDEVVAVGEPVVSPDGQVAVLEAQPASGPADERTHALVERLRAELDGAQVTGSTAMQSDIAVLLSERLWLVVGVVVAVSMLLLAAMFRSLVVPLKAAVLNLLSIGAAYGVVTAVFQWGWGAGLLGVDHPMPVSSFLPILLFAILFGLSMDYEVFLLSRIREHWLRTGEARSAVVQGLAATGRVISTAAAVMVVVFLGFATEADVVVRQLGLGMAVAVALDATVVRMVLVPASMALLGRASWWLPAWIDRLLPRIEAEAADQQPGRDHEGERAGALG, from the coding sequence ATGACCCGCTTCCTGCACCACCTCGGCCGCTCCTCGGCGGCGCACCCCTGGCGCACCGTCGGCGCGTGGGTGCTGGCCGCCGTGCTGGCCACCCTCGCCGGCGGTGCCCTCGGCGGCACGACGCGGGACGACTTCGACGTCGAGGGCGCACCCGCCCTCGCCGGCATCCAGTCGCTGCGCGAGCACTTCCCGGGCTCCGGCGCGGCCGGCAGCTCCGCCCAGGTCGTCGTCCACGACCCGGCGGGGACCCCGCTCGACGGGGCGTCCGTCGCCGACGTCGCGTCCCGTCTCGCGCAGGTCGAGCACGTCACCTCCGTGGGGGCGCCGCGCTGGTCCGGCGACCGCGACACCGCGCTGCTCGCCGTCAGCCTGGACGCCCCCGTCACCGACCCGGACCTCGCGGGGGGCCGCGGCGCCGAGGCCCTCGAGGCCGCGGTGCAGGGCGCCGCGCCGGGGCTGCAGGTCGAGCTCGGCGGCGAGCTGCCGAACGTCTCCACCGGGGAGGTGCGGGGCACGGGCGAGCTCGTCGGCGCGGCCGTCGCCCTGCTGCTCATGGTCGTCGTGCTGGGCACGGTCGTCGCCGCCGGCCTGCCCCTGCTCGTCGCCCTCACCGGGCTCGCCGTGTCCGCCGCCGGGGTCACGCTCCTGGCCGCCGTGACCGAGGTCAGCACCACCGCCCCGACCGTCGCGGTCATGGTGGGCCTCGGCGTCGGCATCGACTACGCGCTGCTGCTCGTCACCCGGCACCTGGAGCACCTGCGCGCCGGGCTCCCCGTCACCGAGGCCGCCGGCCGCGCCGCCGCGACGGCCGGGCGGTCGGTGGTCTTCGCCGCCGCCATCGTGCTCGTCTCCCTCATGGGCCTGCCGCTGGCCGGACTGCCGATGTACTCCTCGTTCGGCTTCGCCACGGGCATCGCCGTGGTGGCCGTCGCCGCCGCCGCCCTCACCCTCGTCCCCGCCCTGTGCGGGATCCTCGGGCGGCGCCTGCTGCCGCGCCGCGAGCGCCGCGAGCGCCGCGACGGCGCCCTGCGCCCGGCCGTCCCGGCCCAGCGCACGCGCCGGCCCGCGCCCTGGTCCGCGCGGTGGGCGGCCGCCGTCGCCCGCAGGCCGGTGCCGTGGGCCGTCGCCGCGTCGGCCCTCGTGCTCGCGCTCGCCGCGCCCGCCCTCGACATGCGCACGTTCCCGCGGGACGTGTCGAACAACCCGGCGGACAGCACCACGCGGCAGGCGTACGACATCGTCGCGGCCGAGTACGGCGCGGGCGCGAACGGCCCGCTCACGGTGGTCGTCGACCGCGCCGCCGTCGGCGACGCGGGCGTGGCCGCGGCCCGGGAGCGGCTGCTGGCCGAGGACGAGGTCGTCGCCGTCGGCGAGCCGGTCGTGTCGCCGGACGGGCAGGTCGCGGTGCTCGAGGCGCAGCCGGCCTCCGGCCCCGCCGACGAGCGCACCCACGCGCTGGTCGAGCGCCTGCGCGCGGAGCTCGACGGCGCCCAGGTCACCGGCAGCACGGCGATGCAGTCCGACATCGCGGTGCTCCTGTCGGAGCGGCTGTGGCTCGTCGTCGGCGTCGTCGTCGCGGTGTCGATGCTCCTGCTGGCGGCGATGTTCCGCTCGCTCGTCGTGCCGCTCAAGGCGGCGGTGCTCAACCTGCTCTCGATCGGCGCCGCGTACGGCGTCGTCACCGCGGTGTTCCAGTGGGGCTGGGGTGCCGGGCTGCTCGGGGTCGACCACCCGATGCCCGTCTCGAGCTTCCTGCCGATCCTGCTCTTCGCCATCCTCTTCGGCCTGTCCATGGACTACGAGGTGTTCCTGCTCTCGCGGATCCGTGAGCACTGGCTCCGCACCGGCGAGGCGCGCTCGGCCGTCGTGCAGGGCCTCGCGGCCACCGGCCGGGTCATCTCGACCGCCGCGGCCGTCATGGTGGTCGTCTTCCTCGGCTTCGCCACCGAGGCCGACGTCGTGGTGCGCCAGCTCGGGCTCGGCATGGCCGTCGCCGTCGCCCTCGACGCGACCGTCGTGCGCATGGTCCTCGTCCCCGCGTCGATGGCCCTGCTGGGGCGGGCGTCCTGGTGGCTGCCCGCGTGGATCGACCGGCTCCTGCCGCGCATCGAGGCCGAGGCCGCCGACCAGCAGCCCGGCCGGGACCACGAGGGCGAGCGCGCCGGCGCCCTCGGCTGA
- a CDS encoding helix-turn-helix domain-containing protein, protein MAAVGLPSRLLRSSDGLGWTAVAARVYEDPAASEAFTVRSEDLLLVLVTAGRYRIESRHDGTWRQADYRPGSMGVSAPGRDSTLRWRSDGRSPLRSLHLHLDPSLVPDSNRFPDALSVDDPFAAAGARALEQALDERGPALYADSLAQALVAHLAHRSAPSRPPAPTPLAGRDVERVVAYMHDHLAEDVPLADLAAVVSLSKYHFLRGFSAATGLTPHRYLARVRLQAAEGLLRGTRLTVQQVAGACGYRSPARFAAAFRRAYGCSPTAYRGRGR, encoded by the coding sequence ATGGCGGCGGTCGGCCTGCCCTCCCGGCTGCTGCGCTCCAGCGACGGCCTGGGCTGGACGGCGGTCGCGGCGCGCGTCTACGAGGACCCGGCGGCGAGCGAGGCGTTCACCGTACGGTCCGAGGACCTGCTCCTGGTCCTCGTCACGGCCGGGCGCTACCGCATCGAGAGCCGGCACGACGGCACCTGGCGCCAGGCGGACTACCGCCCGGGGTCGATGGGCGTCAGCGCACCGGGCCGGGACAGCACGCTGCGCTGGCGCTCGGACGGGCGGTCCCCGCTGAGGTCGCTGCACCTGCACCTCGACCCCTCGCTCGTCCCGGACAGCAACCGCTTCCCCGACGCGCTGTCGGTCGACGACCCGTTCGCCGCCGCGGGGGCGCGTGCCCTCGAGCAGGCGCTCGACGAGCGGGGGCCGGCGCTCTACGCGGACTCCCTGGCGCAGGCCCTGGTGGCGCACCTGGCGCACCGCAGCGCACCGAGCCGCCCGCCGGCCCCGACGCCGCTCGCGGGCCGCGACGTCGAGCGGGTCGTCGCGTACATGCACGACCACCTGGCCGAGGACGTGCCGCTCGCCGACCTGGCGGCGGTGGTCAGCCTGAGCAAGTACCACTTCCTGCGCGGCTTCAGCGCGGCCACGGGTCTCACCCCGCACCGCTACCTGGCCCGGGTGAGGCTGCAGGCCGCGGAGGGCCTCCTGCGCGGGACCCGCCTGACGGTGCAGCAGGTCGCGGGCGCCTGCGGCTACCGCAGCCCGGCGCGGTTCGCCGCGGCCTTCCGGCGGGCCTACGGCTGCAGCCCGACGGCGTACCGGGGCCGCGGCC
- a CDS encoding SDR family oxidoreductase, translating into MARTTTGTALPDLSGRRAVLTGGSDGIGLVIARRLAAAGADLVLPVRSSAKGDAAAAHLRTQVPGARVTLHALDLASLASVRAFADALLGEGRPVDLLVNNAGVMTPPERRTTADGYELQLGTNHVGHVALTGRLMPLLRAARARVVWQVSVAADRGAMHWDDLQWERSYEPFAAYAQSKVAVGLFGLELDRRSAAGGWGVASALSHPGIAPTNLLAAQPGIGRPEETRDVRLIRRLSALGIAGTPETAALPALLAATAPDAGGRLYGPRRFRHISGPPAEQEPYRPLRSPDEAQRVWTLSERLAGVAFPDGGEAPGAGPGPDREHPLPA; encoded by the coding sequence ATGGCCCGTACGACGACCGGCACCGCCCTCCCCGACCTGTCGGGACGCCGGGCGGTGCTCACCGGGGGCAGCGACGGCATCGGCCTGGTCATCGCCCGCCGCCTCGCCGCGGCCGGCGCCGACCTCGTCCTGCCGGTCCGCAGCTCCGCCAAGGGCGACGCGGCCGCCGCGCACCTGCGGACGCAGGTGCCCGGGGCGCGGGTCACCCTGCACGCCCTGGACCTGGCCTCGCTCGCGTCGGTGCGCGCGTTCGCCGACGCCCTGCTCGGGGAGGGCCGCCCCGTCGACCTCCTCGTCAACAACGCCGGCGTCATGACGCCGCCCGAGCGGCGCACGACCGCCGACGGGTACGAGCTGCAGCTCGGGACCAACCACGTCGGCCACGTCGCGCTCACGGGGCGCCTGATGCCGCTGCTGCGGGCCGCCCGTGCACGCGTGGTGTGGCAGGTGAGCGTCGCCGCGGACCGCGGGGCGATGCACTGGGACGACCTGCAGTGGGAGCGTTCCTACGAGCCGTTCGCCGCGTACGCGCAGTCGAAGGTCGCCGTAGGGCTCTTCGGCCTCGAGCTGGACCGGCGCAGCGCCGCGGGCGGCTGGGGGGTCGCGAGCGCCCTCTCGCACCCGGGGATCGCCCCGACCAACCTGCTCGCGGCGCAGCCCGGCATCGGCCGCCCGGAGGAGACGCGCGACGTCCGGCTGATCCGGCGGCTGTCGGCGCTCGGCATCGCCGGGACCCCCGAGACGGCCGCGCTGCCCGCCCTGCTCGCCGCCACGGCGCCGGATGCCGGAGGGCGCCTCTACGGCCCCCGCCGCTTCCGGCACATCAGCGGGCCGCCGGCGGAGCAGGAGCCGTACCGGCCGCTGCGCAGCCCCGACGAGGCCCAGCGCGTCTGGACGCTCTCGGAGCGGCTCGCGGGGGTGGCGTTCCCGGACGGCGGCGAGGCGCCCGGGGCCGGCCCCGGGCCGGACCGCGAGCACCCGCTGCCGGCCTGA
- a CDS encoding SDR family oxidoreductase: protein MPVPPDVAVPDLTGRRAVVTGATRGLGLVLAARLAAAGAEVLLPVRDPGRGRAAVAAVRRRVPGADVSLRELDLAALHSVAALGRTLCAEGRPVHLLVNNAGVLPPPERRTTAAGLELQLGTNHLGHFALVAHLLPLLRAGRARVTSQVGLAAARGSLDWDDLGWDGGYEGRAAHRRSKLALALFGLELQRRSRALGWGVTSNLCHPGLAPTGAPGRGAGRSRAVEALAGCGLVGTVETAALPALLAATAPAAGGRLYGPSGPGHLGGPPAQQRPWRPLRSTGDAERLWRASEVLTGVAFPAGAVSGRSDRPRCPRAA, encoded by the coding sequence GTGCCCGTCCCGCCCGACGTCGCCGTCCCCGACCTCACCGGCCGTCGCGCCGTCGTCACGGGCGCCACCCGCGGGCTCGGCCTCGTCCTCGCCGCGCGGCTCGCGGCAGCCGGGGCCGAGGTGCTCCTGCCCGTGCGCGACCCGGGCAGGGGCCGCGCCGCCGTCGCCGCGGTCCGGCGCCGGGTGCCCGGTGCCGACGTCTCGCTGCGCGAGCTCGACCTCGCCGCGCTGCACTCGGTCGCTGCCCTGGGGCGCACCCTGTGCGCCGAGGGCCGGCCGGTGCACCTGCTCGTCAACAACGCCGGCGTGCTGCCCCCGCCGGAGCGCCGTACGACCGCCGCGGGCCTCGAGCTGCAGCTCGGGACCAACCACCTCGGGCACTTCGCGCTCGTCGCCCACCTGCTGCCCCTGCTGCGGGCGGGGCGCGCCCGGGTCACCTCGCAGGTGGGCCTGGCGGCCGCCCGCGGCTCCCTCGACTGGGACGACCTGGGCTGGGACGGGGGCTACGAGGGCCGGGCCGCGCACCGCCGCTCCAAGCTCGCGCTCGCGCTCTTCGGCTTGGAGCTCCAGCGGCGGAGCCGCGCGCTCGGCTGGGGCGTCACGAGCAACCTGTGCCACCCGGGGCTGGCGCCGACGGGCGCGCCGGGGCGGGGGGCCGGCCGCTCGCGCGCCGTCGAGGCCCTCGCGGGGTGCGGCCTCGTCGGCACGGTCGAGACCGCCGCGCTCCCCGCGCTCCTCGCCGCCACGGCACCCGCCGCGGGCGGTCGCCTGTACGGCCCGAGCGGCCCGGGGCACCTCGGCGGCCCGCCGGCCCAGCAGCGCCCCTGGCGCCCGCTGCGCAGCACCGGGGACGCCGAGCGGCTCTGGCGGGCGTCGGAGGTGCTGACCGGGGTGGCGTTCCCGGCGGGGGCCGTCAGCGGTCGTAGTGACCGGCCGCGATGTCCTCGAGCAGCGTAG
- a CDS encoding helix-turn-helix domain-containing protein: protein MDGTRRELADFLRRARAGVDPARAGLPADGRVRRVPGLRREEVALLAGVSTDYYTRLEQGRPVRPSTGVVDAVARALDLDAAGRAHLADLLGEGTTTRPTRAPEVQRVRPGLHQLLDALEGQPAMVLGRRTDVLAANRVARALLVDWDRMPARQRNYARWVLLSDEARALFADWDVQARAVVETLRLDTGRDPGDRAARDLVAELAAGSPEFRTWWQEHRVYQRTSGSKRFRHPVVGDLVLGYETLTLPGDPDQTLFVYTAEPGSASVQGLRTLASWGLPAADRTVLP, encoded by the coding sequence GTGGACGGCACCCGACGAGAGCTCGCGGACTTCCTGCGCCGGGCGCGCGCCGGCGTCGACCCTGCGCGGGCCGGGCTGCCGGCGGACGGGCGGGTGCGCCGCGTCCCCGGGCTGCGCCGCGAGGAGGTCGCGCTGCTCGCCGGCGTCTCGACGGACTACTACACGCGGCTCGAGCAGGGCCGGCCGGTCCGGCCGTCGACCGGCGTCGTCGACGCGGTGGCCCGCGCCCTCGACCTCGACGCGGCAGGGCGCGCGCACCTCGCGGACCTCCTCGGCGAGGGGACCACGACGAGGCCCACGCGGGCCCCGGAGGTCCAGCGCGTGCGACCGGGCCTGCACCAGCTGCTCGACGCGCTGGAGGGGCAGCCGGCGATGGTCCTGGGGCGCCGCACCGACGTGCTCGCCGCCAACCGGGTCGCGCGGGCCCTGCTCGTCGACTGGGACCGCATGCCGGCGCGCCAGCGCAACTACGCGCGCTGGGTCCTGCTGTCCGACGAGGCCCGCGCCCTGTTCGCCGACTGGGACGTGCAGGCGCGCGCCGTCGTCGAGACCCTGCGCCTCGACACCGGCCGCGACCCGGGGGACCGCGCGGCGCGGGACCTCGTCGCCGAGCTCGCCGCGGGCAGCCCGGAGTTCCGCACCTGGTGGCAGGAGCACCGCGTCTACCAGCGCACGTCCGGCAGCAAGCGCTTCCGCCACCCGGTCGTCGGCGACCTCGTCCTGGGCTACGAGACCCTGACGCTGCCCGGGGACCCCGACCAGACCCTCTTCGTCTACACCGCCGAGCCCGGCAGCGCGTCCGTGCAGGGGCTGCGCACGCTCGCCAGCTGGGGACTGCCGGCCGCCGACCGCACGGTCCTCCCCTGA